Within Amycolatopsis sp. cg5, the genomic segment GCCTCAGGTTAGGAGCGCGGAGTCAGCCCAAGTCTTCCCTTTCGAGCAGCGCTTCGAGCAGAACTCTTTCGCCTTCCGGGACGTATTCGGCGTAGTTGTCGTAGAGGGCCTGCTTCGCCAGCCGTGACGCGCGGGCGCCGTCTCGGTCGCGGATCGCGTCGAGTACCTCGCCGTGGTGGGTGATCCAGGTGTGCATCAGCTCCGTTCGGTCCCTGGCCTTCTCCAGCCGGTCTTCGATCAGTTCGAGGAAGACGTTGTGCACGGCCTCGCCGCTGAACACCAGCAGCGCGTTGCCCGTGGCCCGCGCGATCATCTCGTGGAAGAGGATGTCCGCGAGGCTGTACGTCGCGTAGCTCTCCTTCGCGCCGCGCCGCATGGCGTCGAGTGCTTTCTCCAGGTCGCGGAGGTGCTCCTCGGTGCGCAGCCGCGCGGCCAGCAGATGCGCCGAGCCGTCGAGCACCATGCGGAACTGCAGCAGCTCGGCGAGGCCGAGGTGATCCGCGCGGGCCAGCCGGTGCATCGACTTCTTGAGCGCGGCTGGCGACGCGGCGAGGATCTCCGGGCCACGCGGGTCGCCGGGCTTGGACCGGACGAGATCACCCGCCTGCAGCACCCGCAGCGCCTCGCGCACGGTGGACCGGCTGACGCCGAACTGGGTCATCAGATCGCGCTCGCTCGGCAGTCGCTCGCCCGCCTTCAAACGGCCGCTGACCACGGCTTCTTCGATCTGCTCGACCACCCGCTCGTAGGCACGCACCGGTGCGACGCGCTCGAACTCCATCTGTGTCGGTTCCTTGACTCTTGGCGACGTTTCTGGGTTACTGGTCAGACCAGCATACCGCCACAGGAGGAGCCATGAAAGGCCGGACCTACGCCACAGCGCTCGCCGCGCTGCTCGTCGTGTCCGGCTGCTCGGCGGGCTCCAGCGCGACGGTCGCGACCGGTGGCGACTCCTTGTCTATCGGCTTCACGGCCGAGCCGCAGAACTTCGACTTCACCCGCACCGACGGCGCCGCCATCCCGCAGGTGCTCCTGTACAACGTCTACGAAGGCCTGGTGAAGCTGGACGCGAGCGGCAAGATCGTGCCGCTGCTGGCGAAGTCCTGGAAGGTCAGCGAAGACCGCAAGACCTACGATTTCGAGCTCCAGCAGGGTGTCCGGTTCGCGAACGGCGCGCCGTTCACCGCCGCGGACGTCAAGTTCTCCCTGGAACGGGTGAAGACGGACTGGAAGATCTCGATCAAGTCCAAAATGGACGTTGTCGATCATGTCGAGGTGGTCGATCCGGCGCATGCCAGGGTCGTGCTGACCAAGCCCAGCAACGGCTGGCTGTTCGACCTGACCGGGCGCGTCGGCGCGATGTTCAGCCCCACCGGTGTCGCCGATCTCGCGAACACCCCGGTCGGCACGGGGCCGTACACGATCGCCCAGCGGCGGCGCGGTGATTCGATCGTGCTGAAGCAGAACCCCGCCTACTGGGGCCGGAAACCCACGTACGCCTCGGTGTTCTTCAAGTACATCAAGGATCCGACGGCGCTGAACAACGCGCTGCTCAGC encodes:
- a CDS encoding FadR/GntR family transcriptional regulator, which produces MEFERVAPVRAYERVVEQIEEAVVSGRLKAGERLPSERDLMTQFGVSRSTVREALRVLQAGDLVRSKPGDPRGPEILAASPAALKKSMHRLARADHLGLAELLQFRMVLDGSAHLLAARLRTEEHLRDLEKALDAMRRGAKESYATYSLADILFHEMIARATGNALLVFSGEAVHNVFLELIEDRLEKARDRTELMHTWITHHGEVLDAIRDRDGARASRLAKQALYDNYAEYVPEGERVLLEALLEREDLG